From the Cucumis sativus cultivar 9930 chromosome 5, Cucumber_9930_V3, whole genome shotgun sequence genome, the window GTACTGCTGGATCCAGTCGAGCTCGCCAATCGGCGTAGAAACCCAGGTacactctcttcttcttctgttctGTTCTCGCTGATTTTACTGCACAAATCGATATGTACGCGAATGCGAGAACGAACGATGAGTATCGGGTCGGTTTCGAGGGTTTTGATTCATCTTCTTTTGTTGTTGCTTTCCTGAGATTTTCGATGTCTGTACGTGTGAATTTGAATGTGCCTCTTACCATTTCTGGGGAAACACCCAAATTTGGGAAATATTTCAGGCTTTTGATTGATGGGTCAGTGGGGTTGGTCTTTTTTAGCCAGTAGTTGATGTAGAGCATGTCGATTCCTTTCGGGTCTTTGATAATAGACCGATCGAAAAATGGGGTTAGATCAGGCGGAAGAGCAATGGAGAATTCGGGTTTGTTTGGTGTCTGCTTGAAAATGTAAGCCCACGATTTCAAAAACATAATCGAGCTTTTCCCATCAACAAAAGCATGGTGATTGGATATGCCAATGGATAATCCCCTGTTTTGGAACAGAGTGATTTGCAGAGCCATAACCGGAACAGAATCATCCGCTGCCGGCAATTCCGGGACAAAGGGACGGCACTCTTCCACAGGACGGATTCCAGTTCCGGAAAAGTGGGTAAAGTCGGCATCAGTCTCAACAACGGTGAGGGAAACGCCATCACCAGGGGAGTAACGAACGATTGGTTTGGGAGATTCCGGCGGCCAGACGAGGTTTCCGGCGAGAGGGAGGAAGTGTTGGAGAGTAAGAGAAAGGGAATGCTTGAGATGTGTGAGGAGGGAATTAGAGTCGAACAATGGCGGGTCTGGTAAAGAGTAGAAGAAGAGTCGTTCTGTGGGAgggatttttaaaaacagagCATCGAAGTAAGtaaaaggaagagagaaatggGTAGCGGAGGAAGGAGAAGCAGGCGGCGGAGCCACTGTAGACACTTCCAAAACACTGATCAGGTTTGGTTTCAGTTTCTCCATACTATGAGATGGGagagttttaatttgaagttggAATTGATAGCAATCCTTTCTGATTCAgaattatttatagaaatttatGATTGAAGAAAGGAAGGATTGATTGTTGTGTTTCACGTGGTAATGGAAATTGGATTCATTGTTATATGATGTGAGAAAGAGAATTCAAACACAATCGTCCTTTAAACCTATgttctcttttatattttgcatcAACGTGAATCACGACGTAGTGGGAGATTTTTGTATAGACTccgttttgttttttttgttaactcAACTCCGCAAAACAATGTTACTTCCCctgttttttctcttctttagaGTGAAAACAAGCCCTCTCCTTTAGCCCTTTGATCATCGAGTTTAAACTTAATCTTCTCCCCAAGTTTGATTGACCCACTCTCTTTCGTTCTCATGATTTAATCCTACCTCGACTGGACTAGATCAACACACTTTGGTATACTTATGTTATTTTGACATCCATAAATTTTCCTATATCTGACAAAAGTTTTTTCAATCCCTTAACTTTGCTATGGCCCTAGTCCAGAAGTCATTTTCAATCAAGAGCGAGAGTGTAGCAAGAGGGAGGGTTAATTAGAAAGAAAGCTAGGTGAAGGGAAGAATTTGAGTGAACATATGAGTGAGGGAATGTAGTTAACAAGAGTTTTAAGTAGGTTGGACGATAAGTTCGAGAGCAAGATGAAACACATTCCTTTTTACTTTAAGGACGTAAAAAACTCAAGCAAAGTGATATAAGcaaaaaaattaaccaaatcttattttggaagaaaaaaaaagttagactAGAAAAACATGAGCTATCCAACCTTATTTTTGAGATATTCATACAAAAATTGTGGCTTTCATATTGCCAATTCcttcattttaatcaaactctCTTTATATGTGGAAACATTTGAAtgatatggaaaaaaagaCTCATCcaaagaatagaagaaaaaaaagaccgTTGAAGTTATCTACTTCTTTTTACATAATATTGGTAACAACGTAGATAATcgagtttttttaaagtaaacaTGAATCTCATGTTAGATACATAAAAATTGCAATTTGATAATATTATGATAAGGGTTTAGagctaaaattaaaacaacaaaactaaatGTTAAATGTCATTCATAGAACAAAAATGTAAGAGCTAGTTACGTTTACATGCATGCAAACCACGTAGatgtcaaaaaagaaaaataattatattcaaatatatcataCATTTCCAATCGAATTAATATCGTATTGTAATTAGTTAAGACCAAAAAAGTTACATCAGACTCATAAATGCAtccattataattttatatatttttcttttatgaatgatttaatttattttattattttatgtgagTGACGAAAAGAGATACAAAAGGAAACATAAGAATAATATGTAATTTGTAATCTTGTAAACAtggaatggaaaaagaaaaatggtaattataatggatggtcatttgaggaataataatcaaggatataacaacatttaaaaaaaattacaaatatagcaaaattatcgctgatagacttgtatcagtgatagactcgTATAATCTATCAGTTatagaccaatttttacaatatgatctatcgatgatagactctatcatgaacagaatttgacaaatttttctatatttataatttttaaaaaatattgttatatacttaattattttaaatttaatcgcTAAAATGGCTAACTATCGAACAAATATGAGAATGATATGAAAATGATGGGCCTCTGTAACTAAGCCCATGTAATTTAAGGGTTTTGTTTACTAAACCCATTTCTCCTTTTTGAGTGTTTGTGTTGACGAAGTtccaataattattatcattttaaaattgttattttcaattacATGTCTAAATAGCAAAGCATATTTTAAATACCCATCATATAAAATTTGGagcatatttttaaaaaaatgaacatgaATCTTTTATATCGAGTATGTGCGGTAAACAACCACCTCGATAATACAATATTGATTGTAATAACATCGATATTTGTTTGACCTTTAAAACTAATAGACAAACACAGAAGTTTGCGATGTGCTTTtgagagaacaaaaaaaaaaaatcaaaagtactaTAAATTCAAGATTAGATATTCGATTCTTCAATCTCATACGTCAATATATTacttttgtaaaaaaagagagaaaaactcAACAAGATTACGTGTAATTAGTACAACAATCATGAGTGGGAATTGAATCTCCTACCTTTAGGTACAAGGCACAAAAATATCTCGTAATTAAGCtcatttatcaataatgtATGCTAATTTGTTAGTATGAGTTCTTTCATAAATGCGTgagattcaaataatattaatgtggGTAAGAAGATGCATTTGACATAAAAATCGAAATAGCATTTTGTaaactttaattgaaaaagaaaacaaaaatgaaacttttaaaatatataaaagaaaaagaacaaaaaagatacTTTACCAAATTATTCAATAGCGTCCCTCTAACAGAAGCTCAACTAATtaagatattatattatcGAAAATGTTgtatatcataatattttatatttagccTAGTTCGTGTTTGatacaaaagtttaaattgtcACTCCtgatcaaaatatcaaaaacttaattttacaaaaatatgtaaatgtgGATATGAAATTGgtttaatgatttaaaaaccaattaacatgtttattttttatgtatgatttttttttgtttttaagaaaatgaagtaaaatatttaaaatttgtaggaAAATTAATTGGGTAATGAAGACAATGTATAAGCTGAAATCCTATTTAAATGTCAACTGGCTTCTCTATAGACTCCAACTCCCTTTCTTCCTCCTTCGTCGTGCTCTCGATCTCAGGGGTTTTGCTTGGGTTTTACATTTAATTCTCACCCTTATTCCACAAATCCAATCCTACAGTTTTCATCTTATTacttcatttttgtaattgcAATCTCCATTTTTGCGATCTAgggctttcttcttcttcaattgggTACTTGATTCTGTTATTTTTCCTGATTAAATCCTCCCCAACTTCTTGTTTCATTCAATTTCCAGTGTATTCGGTTCCTATTGTGACTAATGGCATATAAGTTGAAGACCcatttgagttttcttgagttttttggtttttcttaacgggaattttgttttcatttcgACGTCCGACGTATTAGGGTTTTCTCAGATGTGGAATTTTTTTAGCGCTGGATTCTTTCTGTTGGTAGCTGTGTGATGCTTTGTTCTACTGAAATTTGTACCTTTTCTCCATCTGTGTATAATATTCTACTTTTAGACTGTTGTTTAAGTCTGATTTATGAGAGATAGTGAAGTACGTGGGCGATTTTTTCATCATCGTTTTGATTTTTGGAGTTTTGGTGATTTTGGTTGTTATCCTTGCGGCAGATTGAAGtgatatgaatatttgaatatgagcGATGGAGGTGGGGAGAGTGGAAAAGTACATGAACGACCAAAGACGAGAAAGAATTTGGGTAGTGAAGATTTCCCACGGGCGCTTGCTAAGATTGCTGTAGCTCAAATATGTGAGAgtgaaggatttcaaatttttcagCAATCTGCCCTTGAGACACTAGCTGATGTTGCAGTTCGGTATGTTCAAAACATGGGAAGCACTGCAAATTTTTGTGCCAACTTTGCTGGTAGAACAGAGTgtaatttgtttgatataatTCAAGCATTGGAAGATTTGGGGTCGGTTCAAGGGTTTGCAGGTGCTTCGGATATCGAACATTGTCTTGCAAGTTCCAGCACAGTTAAAGAGTTTGCTCGTTATGTAGCTCAAGCGGAAGAAGTCCCATTTGCCTACTCAGTTCCCAAATTTCCAGTTGTGAAGGAGCGAAAGTTGAGGCCTAGTTTTTTGCAAATTGGGGAAGAACCTCCTGGAGAGCATATACCTTCTTGGTTGCCTGCACTCCCGGATCCCGAAACGTACATCGAGTCCCCCATTGTGAAGGAAGAAGTAGTGGAGcctcaaacaattaaaactgAGCCAGAAAAACAATGTAGAACAGAGAAATCTTTCTGGAATCTGCAGCAGTGGTTGTTTTGCAATGGATTGGAAGGATCCCAAAGAGAAGACCCTAGAAATGCAGCTATGACAAAACAAATACAAGAAAGTAACCCATTTCTTGCTCCCCCCCTGCAATTTGGTGAGAAGGAAGTTTCTTCTATTGTTCTTCCAGATAAGGTCTTGAACAATTCAAGTACAGAATATCATGTCCCTGTCATGGAGAATTGTCAAGTGGATACACATGTCTCAGTGCTGGAGACTTTTGCTCCTGCTATTGAATCAATAAAGAACAATTTCCACATGTCTGAGGAAAAGTACTCTCTGAACAGGAAATCTACTGTACAGTTTAAGATTGGGACTGGAAAGAAGGCGGCAGGTAACATGATAGAATTGAGGGCGCTAAACAATGGTGTGAAGAAGTCTTCGTCCTGGTTTGTAGGGGAAGATGAGAAGGAtgacaagaaaagaaaggccGAGAAGATTCTGAAGGACTCAATGGAGAACTCCAATGAGCTATCTCACTTGTAATTAGGTTGCTTGATTAAAATTGTACACGGAATTTAGGAGTCTGGGTGCAGTTTTTCATGGTTGTCAAAAACCACTGGCATTGTATTGTCTGGATATTAGCTTATAGAATGAAAGATTCAAATTTGTGGAAAGAGAGATTCCAGTTTAGCGAATTTTTTGAGGTATGCTCATGTTTTTAATGAaccaattcattttcttctctaataAACTTGGCATTTGTAAACGCATTAGTTGGTGGATACACAAATAAGCTACGgttgggtgaaaaactctagGCCCCCGTTAATCTTACCCTAACCAAGGAAGTATTGAGTtgatcaaaagaaaaggagggGAAATACTATCAAGTGTAGTTAAACATATGTGTTGTGTAGGAATTATCTTATCTCTTTCACttgaagaagggaaaaaaaattcttgtgATAGCTATTGTGATGTTCTAGGAAGCTTTTGGTTAAAGGGATGATCTCTTGTTCATATTTGTTCTTCCTCGCATATTAGCTAGACAGCCCCCTATCTTATTTACAATCTGTATTCCCCAGAAATTTGAACTAAAAGCTTGACctgtattaattaataaaagaacttGGAGTTTAGTATTTCTTGTGGCTTCCGTTATTAAGTCCTAGCTTTGTCACCTGACTGTTTCCCTCACTTTGGTTTTTGTTCATGGGGACGGTGTGATCCTATGTACTTGTGAAATTTTTGGTTTAGGGTAGGCATTGGTATTGGCGATTATAGAGACTTCTTTGTGGAGttcagattttaaaaattattttatttcttaaatctCAGCTCTTCGACTCAAGGTCCGTCAAAAAGTTTGAGAAATACTTGCCCTTTAAATCTTCATTTTAATTCATCTGTGACTCTGGAACTGGTCGCCAATCTGTGACCGCCATTCTAATGGACTTAACTAAAGTCAAGTTTCCATGCCATGATAGTGGTGATTTACTGGTTATGCATCAGCTACTGTTTTATGATTTACTCTAAAATACGATGCCAACATGCCtttctgatttttttgtttctgccatcattttgatttttatgtgTTCAGCTAATCAGGAAACTGTTTTCTTGCTCTTAAAGCGTTTTGGAATGTCGCACTTGTCCTTTGATTTTGCTCACGTTCAAGAATTGTAGCAACTGGACGTTCCATTATTTTCTTGGAATGGGAACTGTTGAAATATGTATATTACTATAACTGCGACATTACAAAGGTTAAGGAACAGAAAGTCAACCTGAGATTTTTTAGCAGAGAATGATGAATTTCTTTGCCACTCCATTTGGCTGATTAAGATACCTACGCGGTGAATGATTATTGAACAGAAGTCTTATATTGTTGCTAATTATTCTGATGAAGAGACAAACTTAAATCTTGTGGCAGGAAACACTTTGGAAGATCCGTAGATTGAGATTTAAGATTAGGTTTTTTCAATTATCCTCAAAATTGTTTCCTAGTGGATTGAaacttgaatattttattctaGGAAGCATAACTCTGATCTTTCCCATTGTCGAGTTTCTCTTAGTAAAATCACctttcaataatttgaaatattatagtGTACATGACCTCACTTCATTATATCTGCTTTCAGAAAAGAAAGTaccttccattttttatgtttcttgcCTCTCGGCATGGCTTTCTCATGTTATACGATGAGAAAATAAGACTACTTCTGCTTGTGTGATGTTAtagtataaaattatataaaacattttcattttcttttctaacttCCAGGACCTGGATGTTCCAAAATAGTCAGTGATCCGTACAGTTTGCCTGGACAGGACTTGAAAACAAGGATGCTACGTGTACCTTTGCCTTCATTTACAGTAAATAGTTGTTTCTAATACAGTTCTAATGCCAGCAACGATCTAAATTCACACACAGGAGTTGCTGGAACTgtacaagagaaaaaaagaaaaactctggAAGGGTAATGTCAAATAAACCTAAACCTGTAAAAGTGACTGAGGATGCAAAGTTTGAAGTCGTAAGAAGAGATTGCACGTTTATTTATCTAAGATGATGGGAATTCTCTAGTTTGAGGGAAATTCCCTGCAGTTATTGTCATAGAAGCTTGCTTCATTCATCACGATCTCAGTTATCAAGTCTTTGAAGATCTGCCGCTCAATATCCAACACTATGCCGGGAATATCATTTTGGTAATTTCCCCAGTAGCAGGATGGATTCATCAAATCTTTCCAAATCATGTTTCTTGAAGCATCATCGTAGTCGTGGAGACTGCCACTTTGGTTGCTATCTTGTAGCTGATCAATCTGTGTGCATAGTTCTTTCAAAATCTGTTGCCCTCTTGAATCCGTTCCTGCAATATTACTTTTTGAGAGCCAATGCTTGGAAGAACGTTCAGCCACTAGTTTGTCCAAAAGAATTTCGTTAACAGTATCAAACACGAGTTTCCTCTGAACTTTATTGCGATCTCCTGATGTGGAATTCAGTTTACTGTATGAATCACCATCAAAAGGCCATTTAACTGTCGTGGACTGCTCAAGTTCAAGAAATAAGTTGGGATTGATCAAGTGTCCTGGTGAGTAGAGCTGAATGGCAGACATGCCATGGTCAAGATCTTTGAGGAGACCTGATTCTGATAATACTTGCCAAATATATTTGTGCTGAGAATTCATTTCTTGGCAGAAATGATTTTTGCTGTCATTCAAGAGCTCCTCCTCCTCATTACTGAAGTTTACTTGCCGAATATGCTTCCTCAATTTGTCGATCTCTGACTTCAAGTTCTTAATCTCAGTGCTGAGGGTCTCTGTGCTTTTCTGTGATTGAACTGGGACCTCTTGACTGGATTCTGCTTCTGAGTTTACAGTCTCGTCATCTATACAATCAAAGTTCAACAGTGCTTGTCATATAACAGAATGCAACATAAATATTGTTGGTTATTATCTCTCTTTGCAGTAAACAGCATCCTAATGTGAGTGGggaaaaataatgaagtatGAGTTCCATACCTTCAAAAGCATACGATATTTTCTTGATAGGAGATGGTGAATCGTCTTGGTAAAATGTAGAATCAAGAACAGAGACGGGACTTTGTTGCTCAGAGATTGTTAGTGTTGGTTTGACTTTTGGGATGCTGTTGCTCAACCTCATTTCTGCATTCTGAGATAAAATTCAATATGTTAATCACATAAGCACTCACTCAGACCTGTAAATTAAATGTACTACTAGCAGATGAAACTGAAAACACTAACCCTTTGTTCACATTCATCATCGTCCTGCAGGATATAGTTGCTTTTGGTGTTGTCAAATTGCGTGTTGATTGTATTTTGCAAAGTGATGTTTGATGTCGCTCCATTACTCTTGGGCTTCAGAGGGTAAAGACCTCCTTGTTGTTGACTCGTATCTCCAGGGCATCTACTACTTTTGCTTGATTTCTTGATACTTTTCTgatttgaagttgaagttttcTGCCTGAGTTTTGTTTCTGTGGAACTCGATCCAACTTTTCGGGTGTTCCTTTCACTCCTGCTTGAGTCTGATGATGGGGTGGTGGGGCATGATTGTTTTTCTAGCCCAAACTTTTTATGTAGTCTTGAGCTTGTTACTCTTGGACTGTTCCCCGAGGCTGTTGAGGTTTCTGTGCGAAGACAATGTTGATCCTTTGTCGGTTTTGTTGGTTTCAAAATTCTCGTGTTGGTATTTTTGTCTGTGCAAGGCTGTGATTGTGAATGACTGGGGAGGGATCGGAGATGAGTATGTTGCAGACCAATATCTTTGGTAGATTGCATTTTCACCTGTTCATTCCCACTGCACAATGTATCGTGTTTCAATGGCACGGAGGGAGAGGAATTGCTGATTTTTAAGTGTTTAGCAGGCTTCATGATGATTATTGAGGATTTATATGACTTCAAAGAGTTTGAATCCTTGTCTCTAGCAGAAGAAGCTGTGTTGTTGAGCCGCGAGTTTCTCGGGCTTGCTGCTCCTGAACTGCGATTCTGATCAACAGTCCCGTCCATGCTTACTTGTGATGCACAGTCTGATGCTTGTTCCTTGTTCTCAAATATTGCTCGAGATTTTTGCATCGCTTCAAGTATCTGTTTTAAAGCTCTGAGATCTTTTCCAGATTTGGTGAATTCAAGTGTTGACAACCTTTTCTCAATTTCTCCATAAACAGAGTAGTTGTTTGGCACATCTATTGAAAGTTCATGACTTTCAGTAGCTTGCTCATTAACATCTCCTTTTCTGTTTACCTGGCTAGCCTGAGTTGTTTCCACCTTAAGCTTTGCACAAGCATTGGGTTTCAAACCCAAATGATTGTTTCTCAAGCTGGGAGAATAGGAATCTCCATGCGAAATCCTTGGGGACCCCGAAAACCGACTTTGTTGTGTGCTCTCATCATTTTTCCTCGATGATCTCGAGAAAGAATTTTGTTCATAGGTTGGGCAAGCATTGATCAATCTTGATGGACTATTGTAGGTTGAAGTTGAATCTGGGAGAGAATCCAATCCCATTAACTTTGCAACAATCGTGGATGATTGCCTCGAACTCACTGGTTCTTCGAAATCCCTGTTACCCTTCTGAAAATCCTTAACTAGATCATTTGATCTTGTTCCGGACACAGAGCGCCTAGCCCAGCTTTCTTTACTGTCCAGTGATAGCCTTGGAAGTTCCCTGATCTTTATGGTTGATTTCAGTGTATCATAAGAATCCCTTCCATCATACGATAGCCTTCTGTTAAACTTGGGTGCTGAATGTGTGGGAATGTCATTCTCTTCATTGGCATATCGATGTGCTTCTCGAAGCCTTGCAAGAACGCGAAATGATTCATTCGATCCTGCAGTCTTGGAGCCGGTGTATTCGACTTGTCTCGTCGGCCTTGGAGAGTCCACGTGTTTTAATTTACGACTCACTGCTTCTTCTCCTGCCACAGTTCTGACCGAAATTGCACAAGCTTCTCTGTTCATGTTCTCTTTGACGATATCTCGGAATTCGAAAGATTGGCAGCCCA encodes:
- the LOC101214879 gene encoding malonyl-CoA:anthocyanidin 5-O-glucoside-6''-O-malonyltransferase, giving the protein MEKLKPNLISVLEVSTVAPPPASPSSATHFSLPFTYFDALFLKIPPTERLFFYSLPDPPLFDSNSLLTHLKHSLSLTLQHFLPLAGNLVWPPESPKPIVRYSPGDGVSLTVVETDADFTHFSGTGIRPVEECRPFVPELPAADDSVPVMALQITLFQNRGLSIGISNHHAFVDGKSSIMFLKSWAYIFKQTPNKPEFSIALPPDLTPFFDRSIIKDPKGIDMLYINYWLKKTNPTDPSIKSLKYFPNLGVSPEMVRGTFKFTRTDIENLRKATTKEDESKPSKPTRYSSFVLAFAYISICAVKSARTEQKKKRVYLGFYADWRARLDPAVPANYFGNCGGSHGVYAEVGELEDEEKGLGIASKRIDEAIKGLDENVTKGAEESLSKWEKVEGGIKFVGVVGSPRLGVYELDFGWGRPENVKMVSIERTGSISLADGRDGDGIEVNLVLSQPEMLCFASIFSDGLKTL
- the LOC101215115 gene encoding transcription initiation factor TFIID subunit 8, translating into MSDGGGESGKVHERPKTRKNLGSEDFPRALAKIAVAQICESEGFQIFQQSALETLADVAVRYVQNMGSTANFCANFAGRTECNLFDIIQALEDLGSVQGFAGASDIEHCLASSSTVKEFARYVAQAEEVPFAYSVPKFPVVKERKLRPSFLQIGEEPPGEHIPSWLPALPDPETYIESPIVKEEVVEPQTIKTEPEKQCRTEKSFWNLQQWLFCNGLEGSQREDPRNAAMTKQIQESNPFLAPPLQFGEKEVSSIVLPDKVLNNSSTEYHVPVMENCQVDTHVSVLETFAPAIESIKNNFHMSEEKYSLNRKSTVQFKIGTGKKAAGNMIELRALNNGVKKSSSWFVGEDEKDDKKRKAEKILKDSMENSNELSHL
- the LOC101215360 gene encoding protein LONGIFOLIA 1; translation: MSARITYSLSDENQSLHKQIGCMNGIFQIFDRRYFLGGRSVPGRNQKKLLPSPGNDEGISMEPNSASQRTQGKNQKKTRKEKQRVSTESSRTSFSSTTSCSSSFSSLDANNRAAHLETTLLSHVDFPVNTTREILKNKHNATVKQLGCQSFEFRDIVKENMNREACAISVRTVAGEEAVSRKLKHVDSPRPTRQVEYTGSKTAGSNESFRVLARLREAHRYANEENDIPTHSAPKFNRRLSYDGRDSYDTLKSTIKIRELPRLSLDSKESWARRSVSGTRSNDLVKDFQKGNRDFEEPVSSRQSSTIVAKLMGLDSLPDSTSTYNSPSRLINACPTYEQNSFSRSSRKNDESTQQSRFSGSPRISHGDSYSPSLRNNHLGLKPNACAKLKVETTQASQVNRKGDVNEQATESHELSIDVPNNYSVYGEIEKRLSTLEFTKSGKDLRALKQILEAMQKSRAIFENKEQASDCASQVSMDGTVDQNRSSGAASPRNSRLNNTASSARDKDSNSLKSYKSSIIIMKPAKHLKISNSSPSVPLKHDTLCSGNEQVKMQSTKDIGLQHTHLRSLPSHSQSQPCTDKNTNTRILKPTKPTKDQHCLRTETSTASGNSPRVTSSRLHKKFGLEKQSCPTTPSSDSSRSERNTRKVGSSSTETKLRQKTSTSNQKSIKKSSKSSRCPGDTSQQQGGLYPLKPKSNGATSNITLQNTINTQFDNTKSNYILQDDDECEQRNAEMRLSNSIPKVKPTLTISEQQSPVSVLDSTFYQDDSPSPIKKISYAFEDDETVNSEAESSQEVPVQSQKSTETLSTEIKNLKSEIDKLRKHIRQVNFSNEEEELLNDSKNHFCQEMNSQHKYIWQVLSESGLLKDLDHGMSAIQLYSPGHLINPNLFLELEQSTTVKWPFDGDSYSKLNSTSGDRNKVQRKLVFDTVNEILLDKLVAERSSKHWLSKSNIAGTDSRGQQILKELCTQIDQLQDSNQSGSLHDYDDASRNMIWKDLMNPSCYWGNYQNDIPGIVLDIERQIFKDLITEIVMNEASFYDNNCREFPSN